The following are from one region of the Noviherbaspirillum sedimenti genome:
- a CDS encoding thioredoxin family protein, with product MAMNDTYAANEPPREEIDALMGATLVEFGAPWCGFCRTAQGPLAAAMAQHPGVRHIKIEDGKGRRLGRSFGVRLWPTLVFIKDGAEVARLVRPADAGAIVQALGQIHTVG from the coding sequence ATGGCAATGAACGATACCTATGCGGCCAATGAACCGCCACGCGAGGAAATCGATGCCCTCATGGGGGCGACTCTGGTCGAGTTCGGCGCGCCCTGGTGCGGCTTTTGTCGCACCGCCCAGGGGCCACTGGCTGCCGCCATGGCGCAACATCCGGGGGTGCGCCACATCAAGATTGAAGATGGCAAGGGCCGCCGGTTGGGACGTTCCTTTGGCGTCAGGCTTTGGCCGACCCTGGTGTTTATCAAAGATGGCGCTGAAGTCGCGCGCCTGGTGCGTCCCGCTGATGCCGGGGCCATCGTGCAGGCCCTCGGGCAAATCCACACTGTCGGCTAG